From the genome of Frateuria soli:
TGGGGCCGGGCGCGTATGGGCTGGTCGGTGTGTACGTGTTGCTGCAGACGCTGATGCCGCTGTTCGACGCTGGCATCACGGCGGGGCTCGCCCGTGCGGTTGCGTGGCATCGCGAGCGCTCATTGGGAGAGGTGCGCACGTTGGTGCAGGCGGCAGTCCGCCCGGTGGTCGGGATGGCGGCGCTATTTGCCCTTATCGCGGCGTTCGGCGCCGGCCCCGCAGCCCAGCACTGGGTGGGCGATTCCGCCATGCCGTTCGAAACCGTGCGCCTCGCGTTCTGGTGGATGGTAGGCGCGCTGGCTATTCGCTTGGTGGCCGGACTTGGGCGCGCCTCCCTAATGGCGCTTGAATTGCAGCCGCGCGCTAATGCGGTGCAAGCGGCCGCTGCCGTAACGCGTACGTTCGGCGCATTGGCATTCGCTATGGTGACGGGCACCGGGGTCGCAGGCTTTTTTTTTCTGCAGGTGCCGATTTCCATCGCGGAGTACGTCGCGTACCACTCAGCGTTGCGCCGTGTGCTGACGGCCGAACCAATCCCGGTGACGCGTATAGAGCTTTCGCGCCACGTGCGTTTCGCCTTCGGTATCGCTGGGTTATCGGCCATGTGGTTGCTCACCTCCCAGGTCGACAAGGCGTTGCTTGCCGAAAGCCTTGCGATGCGCGGTTATGGTGCGTATTCGCTCGGGGTGCACGTCGCCTCCGTGACCCTCCTTGCGGTGGGGGCCATTCATGGCGCGGTGCTGCCGCGCATGACGCGCCATGTCGCGGGACAAGAAGAGGCCAAACTCAGCGCGTTGTACGGCATCGCGACGACGTTGACGGTGGCGACGGCTTGCTCGGTCGTCGTCGCGATCGCGATCGGCGCAAGGATGTTGGTGCCATCATTGCAGGTCTCGGTCGACGGTATCGACCCTATGAGGATCGCCTGGCTGTACGGCATCGGCAATGCGGGCGCCGCGTTGCTGGCCATAGCCTACCAGCTGCAGAACGCACGAGGGGTAATACGCATGCATGCAGCCGGCACGGCGTTGCAGATGCTCGTGCAGGTGCCGCTCGTCGCGTGGTCGGCAACCGGTGGCGATGCAGTCCGCACCGCGGTCACGTTCGCTTGGGTCAACTGGGCATTTGCGCTCGTTTGGCTGCCGTTCGTACATGCGCGTTTTCTACCTTGCGGACATTGGCGCTGGATGTCGCGCCATCTATTGCCGACGCTGATTGCGGGTCTTATCGTCGGTGCCGCGGCGATTTACCTCGCTCGTGCGCTGCCGGGTGGTTGGGTGTGGGGCATCCTTGCGCTCGCATTCGGCACGGGTGTGACCTTCGCTGCAGCCGTTGCGATGGATCCAGATGCTCGGGAAGTGGTGAAGACGTGGGTAGGCGAACATGCAGGTTGAATACGCACCCGCCGTCAGCGTCTGCGTGACGACCTTTCAGCATGCGCCTTTTATTCGCCGGTGCCTCGAATCGGTACTTGCGCAGGATTTCGCTGGGGAAATCGAAGTCCTCGTCGGCGATGACGGCTCCGCTGACGGCACGCGCGACATCATTATCGATGTAGCGTCACGCGACGCACGCGTAGTGCCGGTGTTCCATTCCAGAAACCTCGGTCCGACTGGTAATCTGGAATCGCTGGTCGCGCGCGCGAAGGGCCTAGCAATCGCTCACCTCGACGGTGACGATGAATGGCGGCCAGGCAAGCTGCGCGCGCAGTGTGTCATATTGGAACGTTCGCCGAGCGTCGTTGCGGTTTATACAAACGCAGAGCTCGTTGCACATGACGATCGCCCGCTTGGAATCTTCAATTCGGGAGTTCCTTCTAGGATCGATCTCTCTGAGCTGCTTCGCCGGGGCAACTTCCTCAACCACAGTTCGCTCCTCTATCGCGCCGAAGTGCGCGATGCCGTGCTGGGGATAGCCCCGCCTTGGATCGATTACCGCCTGCACGTACGCCTCGCCGCCCGCGGCGCGCTTGCTTATGTTGACCAGCTCCTCGTCGTGCACCGCTGGAGGACGCCAGGTTCGATGATCAAGACAATGCCGCGTGCCGTGATCGATGGCCAGATCGACGCTTTCCGCGAAGCGCTCGACACGGGCGCGTCTGCTGAAGCCGTGCGCCGCGCGGCGGGGTGCGTTTGGGGAAAAGCCCTGGTCCAGGCGTTCATCGCGCGCGACTTCACTGATCTGCGTTACTTCACCGACAAAATCGGCGCGATGCCGGACCTGCAGGCCGGCTTCCGCTGGCGCATCGCCCAGGCGGCGCTAGCGCCGTGGCGCGCCTTGCGCTCGGTGGTCTCGCGCAAGCGGGGCGTGTATTTTCCATGAGGAGGACGCGATGAATCGCAGGCTGCTCGGGTGGTGGGCTTCGGCTCGCGCGATGGGCGTTGGCGGCGCGCGAGCGCTTTTGGGCGTTTGGCACCACTGCGTGGTATGTGGACATCGTGTTCCGGCCTTCCTGCCCTGGCGCGGTGGCTCGGCCGCCGCGCCACCTTTGATGCGTGCGCTGCACATGGTGGGGAGTGATCTCGACCATTTTGCTTGTCCGCGCTGTGGCGCTAACGATCGCGATCGCCACCTGCGCCTTTACTTCGAACGTTGCGGCATCGCCGAGCGGCTGAGCGGCGCACGTATTTTGCATTTCGCGCCGGAAGCACCGCTGATGGCATGGATCGCCACGATGCAGCCAGCTTTGCACGTGTTAGCGGATCTGTATCCGGCGCGCCAGGGGATCCAACGCATCAACCTTGAAGCGATCCCCTTCAAGAATGGGACGTTCGACGTCGTAATCGCGAATCATGTACTGGAGCATGTCGGTGACCTGGACAGCGCAACAAGCGAAATCGCCCGCGTGCTTGCACCAGGAGGCATCGCGATCCTGCAGACCCCGTGGTGCCGTGGCCTTGCGGCAACACTTGATGATCCGGGCGTTCAGTCGTCGGATGCTCGGCTCCAGTTATATGGGCAGGAAGACCATGTACGTCTGTTCGGCCGCGATGTATACGCACGCATTGGAAAGAGCGGACTGAACGCACTGCCGATGTCGCACGCGGCAGTTTTGTCCGGGATTGATCCAGACCTCTACGGTGTCAATCCCGAGGAGGACCTGATGCTGTTCGCGCGCGCTGCGAATTAGTGAGCCCCCCCCCCTTATCGGGTGCGGCGCGACGTGTCAACTGTGCAGCATGCCTCGGCGATGCATTGCACCTTCTTGGCAGGCGACCTCCTGCCTATGACGGCTAGCGGCCGGAACTGCCGGGCGTGTTCCTTCAGGAAAATGTGCTATCTAGGTTTGCCGTCAAACATGTTGCCGGTCAAGAGGATGGCAACCTAGAGCGAAGCTCGGCGATACTGCCGTCCAGACGCCCCGCGAAATTGAGGGCCTCGAGCTTCTGGAGCGCTTGTCGCGCCTGCTCAAACTGCCCACTTGCGAGAAGCATGCGTACGGCGGTGATGCGATAGGCCGGTTCCATGGGCCCAGCGCTGATCGCCTGCTCGATCACCCGCAATGCAAGCGCGCGGTCATCGAGGATATTCCACGCATAATCGCTGTATGTGGCCAACAGCCGGGGGCTGGGATTCGGATGTGACAGCGCAGCGAGGAAGGCGGCTACCATGCGCCCTTTGGGCAAGCGGCAGGCACCTTCGCGTGCGCATTGAGTAAGCGTACCCAACGAACTTTCATCCTGCACGCCGGGCGGGCGGGCTTTCAGCTTGGCGATAAGGCTGTCCCACCAGGCGTCCTTAAGCGGCAGGCCCATGCGCGCATTCATAAAGATCAGCGCTTGTTCGGGAAGTATCGAGCTGTTCGGCAGCTGCATTGCCCGCTCCAGCGGCGCGTAAGCCAACCGAGTGAATGGCGAGTCGCGATCATAATGAGAGTAGATGACGTATATGCGGCCCAATTCGTACTGCGCGCGGGGTGATTCGGGAGCGCGTCCCGCGAGCTCCGCGGCCAAGCGCAACGGATTGCCCCAGGCGTAGGCGGTCAAGGCGGTGCTAGCGATCCAGAACAGCATCAGGCCGGTCAGCGCGACATAGCGCGGTAAGGCCATGGGTAAAGGGCGTTGGTGGGTGGCAGCGGAGGATTTGTCCGCATGGCGCGGCGAGGCCAGTGCTGGAACGACGGCAAGCAGTAGGCCGAGGCTGGCGAAGTAGTTGCGATGCTCGTAGATCAGTTCCAACGGGAGGATGGTTCCGGTTAACAGGTGGCAACCGAGAAAGAAGGCCAAGCCAAGCGACACCAATGGGCGTCGTTGCCGCAATGCAAAAACGAGCCAGGCCAGCGCAGCTAGCGCGAGAAGGCTAACCAGCGTGGTCCAAGGGCTTAGGAGGGAGGTCGAGACGTGGAAATCGTCGTGGTAGAAGGAAAGCGCATCAGGTGTTGGCAGCAGGGTCCAGTCGATGTAACCGGCGACGATCCGTGCCTCGCTCAACAGGCGCTGGCCAAGCGTGAAATCACGAGTCGAAAAGGCTGCGGGCGAGAGCACATGGGGTACGACTAGCGTCAACCCCGCGAGCATTGGCAGCAGCAACGTCAAGGTGAAAAGCGCCAGCACGCGTGCGTCTCGGTTCCGCGATGCGGCGGCCCGGTGAAAGCCGAACACGCTCCATTCGACCATGAAGGCGTATAGCGGCAGCATCACCGCCGTTTCCTTTGCCAGCAAGCCGAGCGCGGTGGGTGCAATCACGCTGAGCGCACACAGGACTAGGCCGCCACGGCCGGCGAGCATGCGTTCACGTCCACCGATGTAACCCAGCAGGCCGAGCAGTACAAAGGCGTTGGCCATGCTCTCCATGCGCTGTACCACATAGAGCACGCCGGTCAGGTTGATTGGCAGCACCATCCACGCAGTGGCAATGAGTACAGCCAACAGGCCATTGCGCTCGTGCTGCCGAACTCCGCTGCTTGCTGCTTTCGCTTTTGCTGACGCTTCAATGGCATCCAGCAGGCGTCGTGCGAGCAGGAACACCAGCAGTCCGTTTAGCAAGTGGATAAGCAGGTTGGTCAGCTTCATCCAGTAAGGGTCGAGGCCTGCGGTGAGGTAGTTGGCAGCGAAGCTCAACGAGGCCAGCGGCCGTTTGAAATCGCTGGCCGGCGACGACAGCGCCGCGCGCGCAAGGCTGGAGATGCTTGCATCGGACGGTTGGACACCGCGGTTGTCCACGATATTGGGGTAATCATCGAACAGCCAGCCGCCGGAAAGGCCGGGCCAGTAGACCGCGGTGCAAAGGACGAGTGCGATCACCATCAGCCATGAGCTGTGGCCGCGAAGGCGTGAGAAATGGCTCATCCGGGAGGCGCGTAGCTGTCTTTGAGGTCTTTTTGTAGTGTATCCCGCAGACGTGCCAATTCCCGCGGCCAGTAGTCCTGACGGGCCAATACATAGGCGTGGAGGCGCGCCATGCTCCAGCCGGATGCTTTGGGCGGAGGTGGAAGGGACTGGAAATAGGCCAGGTGAGCGAGCCCCTGTGCCGGAAATCCTGCCGAGCCCAGCTCAGCCGCCTGGCTGAGTGCAAGGCTTTCGCGGGGTTGCTGCCGCAGTCCGGCGTCGAACAACGTCAGCGCCTGCTCGGGCTCTCCTTGCTTGATCGCGAGGCGACCGAGCAGGTAGTCGATATCCTGCTGACGCCCCGGGTTACCGACCAGTCGCGGGTTCTGCCGGGCGGCTAGCAGCAGACGTTTGATCTCCGCCAAGCCGATGGCCGGGCATTTACCGAAGGTAGCCTCGTTGATCGCTCGATCGAACCAGTTGGTGAGCAGGGTGCCGGTGTCACGGGTGGTGGCCAAGGCTTGCTCGGCCGATGTGAGGCTAGTTGCGTTGAGGTTGCCTGCGGCGCATCGGGCAGCCACCAAGTTCAACGCAAGTTGTACTTGGTCGGGTGCGAGCCGCAGCGCAGGCTCAAGTCGCCGAATGGCCAAGCGCGGATGGCCTGCACTCATCTCCGCCTGTGCCGCAAAAGCCTGCGCCCGTGCTGAAGACGGATTCAGGCGGGCCCATAGCAACGCTTGGTCATG
Proteins encoded in this window:
- a CDS encoding class I SAM-dependent methyltransferase encodes the protein MNRRLLGWWASARAMGVGGARALLGVWHHCVVCGHRVPAFLPWRGGSAAAPPLMRALHMVGSDLDHFACPRCGANDRDRHLRLYFERCGIAERLSGARILHFAPEAPLMAWIATMQPALHVLADLYPARQGIQRINLEAIPFKNGTFDVVIANHVLEHVGDLDSATSEIARVLAPGGIAILQTPWCRGLAATLDDPGVQSSDARLQLYGQEDHVRLFGRDVYARIGKSGLNALPMSHAAVLSGIDPDLYGVNPEEDLMLFARAAN
- a CDS encoding lipopolysaccharide biosynthesis protein, with product MIGRTRLRDNLVANLAGTAVAAAAAVLSAPLIYRWMGPGAYGLVGVYVLLQTLMPLFDAGITAGLARAVAWHRERSLGEVRTLVQAAVRPVVGMAALFALIAAFGAGPAAQHWVGDSAMPFETVRLAFWWMVGALAIRLVAGLGRASLMALELQPRANAVQAAAAVTRTFGALAFAMVTGTGVAGFFFLQVPISIAEYVAYHSALRRVLTAEPIPVTRIELSRHVRFAFGIAGLSAMWLLTSQVDKALLAESLAMRGYGAYSLGVHVASVTLLAVGAIHGAVLPRMTRHVAGQEEAKLSALYGIATTLTVATACSVVVAIAIGARMLVPSLQVSVDGIDPMRIAWLYGIGNAGAALLAIAYQLQNARGVIRMHAAGTALQMLVQVPLVAWSATGGDAVRTAVTFAWVNWAFALVWLPFVHARFLPCGHWRWMSRHLLPTLIAGLIVGAAAIYLARALPGGWVWGILALAFGTGVTFAAAVAMDPDAREVVKTWVGEHAG
- a CDS encoding glycosyltransferase family 2 protein gives rise to the protein MQVEYAPAVSVCVTTFQHAPFIRRCLESVLAQDFAGEIEVLVGDDGSADGTRDIIIDVASRDARVVPVFHSRNLGPTGNLESLVARAKGLAIAHLDGDDEWRPGKLRAQCVILERSPSVVAVYTNAELVAHDDRPLGIFNSGVPSRIDLSELLRRGNFLNHSSLLYRAEVRDAVLGIAPPWIDYRLHVRLAARGALAYVDQLLVVHRWRTPGSMIKTMPRAVIDGQIDAFREALDTGASAEAVRRAAGCVWGKALVQAFIARDFTDLRYFTDKIGAMPDLQAGFRWRIAQAALAPWRALRSVVSRKRGVYFP